Genomic segment of Drosophila ananassae strain 14024-0371.13 chromosome 2L, ASM1763931v2, whole genome shotgun sequence:
CCAAATCTTGTTGCCCCGTATCACAGGATTACTGCCAGTACGGATCTGCACACCGGAGTACAGGTGATTGAAGATGTCGTTGTCCTCGAGCTTGCCGTGTCCGTTGTCGTAGAAATAGACACCAACCTGCTTGCCCGAGTGGATACGATTGCGCCGCAACACCGGCGTGCTGCCCGTCGTGATCCACACACCAGCCAGCGTATTGGAATACACTTCGTTCTCTTCAATCAGTCCCTGGCCCTTCTCGTGCACATAGATCCCGCCGTGCTGGCCATGGTGAATCTTGTTGTGCCTTACAATAGGATCGCTGTTGGTGCGGATCTGAATCCCGGCTAGCGCATTGCCGTATATGTTGTTGTGCTCGATCAGTCCGCGACCCTCCCCAAATATGTATACTCCGCCCTGGTGGCCGTTGTATATTTCATTTTTGCGGATGGTTGGGTTACTGTTGGATGTTATCCACACACCTTAAAGataaaaaagttgttttttttattaaaagtttatgGCTTTTGCAAGCAACTCCCTTACCTGCAAAATTATTCGAATGAATCCGATTTTCAATGAACTGACCGAGCCCATTCTCATGAACGTAGATGCCGCCGGTCTGTCCATGATGGATTTCGCACTTTACGACAGTGGGATTGGCTCCGGCCTTGACTTCGAAGCCGGCAATACGATTGTTGTGGATGTCATTCTTCTCAAAGTAGCCCTAGAAACATGAACCAGATTTCGTTTAGGAATGCATAAGAATaaaatactatttttaaatCCGGAGAGCTACTCACCATTCCATTTTCAAAGGTGAATATACCCACGTCCCGACCGTGGTGGATGTGGTTCTCCCGCATAATGGGGCTGGCGAAGTTCTTCACCCAAATACCGGCCAGGGCATTCCGACTAATCTCATTGTGCTCGTAGGTGCCTTGGGCGTAGTCGGTGACATAGAGGCCCACGTTCTCGCAGTCGCTTATGTCGCAGTTCCGGATGACAGGATTGGCGTTCACGCCGCCCACGCACACAGCTGCACCCACCACCGAGGTGGATCGGATGATGCAATTGTCCACAGTGGGCGAGCAGTTCTCGCCAATGTCCAGGCAGTAGTGCTTGTGATGCGACACCGTCGAGGTTACTTCCGGCGAGAACTTGAGAGTTAGGTAGCCCACGTATGCGTACTTGGCCCCTTCCACGAACATCACCGTGGAGCCGGCCTCCCTTTCAAGGATCACGGACTCTGCCACGTTGCCGGGAGCAGCTCCAACGAGTGCCACATCAGAATCAATGAACAGATACTCCCCCTTGTAGTGGCCGGCGTGGAGGAATATCAGCGGTCCGGGATGCTCGGTGGGGGCTACTTGCTCCTCGTAGATGTTGACAAGCGCATTAACACTGGCTCCGCCACCAGATCCGTTGCTACCAGCAGAGGCACTGGTATTCGAAAGCCCAGCAGACACATTGCCGGCGCCAGCACCGGCCGATGCGAAGGCTCCAGCGGCAGCCCGATCTTCTGGGTAGTCCAGAGCCGCCTGGATAGTGTTGAAAAAGACGATGCTGCGACCGGAGCTGCGGCGCTCTTGGTAGCCCGGACGGACATGCACGCCACGGTAAAGCTGCCGGAAGCTCTCCTTCCACGGATTGGCGTACTCCGACTCCTCTGGCTTCTCGAAGACGAACTTGCACAACTCTGGGTTGAAGAGCGGCAGGTCGTACTCAAAGACGGACTGATAGAGCCTCTTCCACAGCTCGGTGTCGTTGGCAATGGTATTGAATCGCTTGCAGACGAGCGCCAGGCGGCACAGGTCCTGCTCCATCAGGTAGGAGAATATGGCCAGCAACACCTCGTCGGGCAGCTCGTACTGAAGGTACTGGGCCGCCGTTGGGGCACATCCTGCGCTTCCAGCTGCCGATGTACCTGCTCCGGAAGCCTCACCCGACGCCCCACCGGCCGTGGCACCCATTTCCCCGCTCTGGGTGTAGAGGCGGCGAGACCGCTTTCGGGCGGGCAGCATGTAGTTATTGTCCTCGATGGCAGCTCCCACGGGCAGGGCCCCGCAGTGCTGTTGCGGCACTGAGCTGTGAACATTTGGCGGCTGCGCCAGGGTGGCTCCAGTGGTGGGAGCGTTGTTCACGGGGAAGgtggcactagtcgatggcgcCTGAACATTGGCCGATGAGGCCGAGGAGCTGGAGCTAGACGACGACGAGGATCCGGACGATGACGACGACGTtgaggaggacgacgaggagCTAGAGGGCGAGGCGCCGGGATTCACCAGCGGCGGTGAACTGCTCGAGGGCCCGACGAGCACGGCTGTCGAGGAGGAGCTCCCCCACTGCTcatggctgctggaggagatctTGCGGCGCAAGTCGTACGGGCTCTGGTGACTACTGGAGGCAGAAACTGCCGAagaagctgctgctgctgctgcggcagcGGCTGCGGAGGTGGACGCCGTACTAGATCCGGCAGTGGCTGTGGCGCAGGTGGACTTGGAAGATGATGAAACTGGCGGGGTGGAACTGGCTGCTCCACTGCTGCCGGCGCCCGAATTCTCCGTGGTGTCCATCATTTGAAGGGCGTTATAAACAATGGCTGCCAATCCCGAGGAGCTTGCTCCTGCTGCAGCACCAGCACTGGCATTGCTACTGCTCCCTTGCCCACTGTCGAAGTATTCCGATGAACCTGAGGCGACGGCAGGGGCAGGTGGAGCCGCTGCCGCAGTTCCGGCTGCcgcactgctgctgctgctgctggaggaggaggtggcatTGCTGGAACCGCTGGCACCAGATGTGCTGGGTCCAGACCCGGCTCCGGCCGCGGCGGATACATTCTGCTGCAGCATGGGATCCATTATGTTGCCCGACGGCCGGTTGGGCATGGCGATCCGGTTGGCTCCTTTCCGACGGGAGCGGCGCACGTAGGTGCGCGATGAGGTGAACGAGGCACTCGGCATTGTCTCTTTATTTAGTCCCTGATCCCGGTGAGTGAGTTTTACGCTTGAGACGATGACTTTTCACGGTTTTCCAACCCCATATGCACACGCATACACACACAAGCAataccacacacacacatgcacggGGTTTTTACGACGAG
This window contains:
- the LOC6499937 gene encoding F-box only protein 11, giving the protein MPSASFTSSRTYVRRSRRKGANRIAMPNRPSGNIMDPMLQQNVSAAAGAGSGPSTSGASGSSNATSSSSSSSSSAAAGTAAAAPPAPAVASGSSEYFDSGQGSSSNASAGAAAGASSSGLAAIVYNALQMMDTTENSGAGSSGAASSTPPVSSSSKSTCATATAGSSTASTSAAAAAAAAAASSAVSASSSHQSPYDLRRKISSSSHEQWGSSSSTAVLVGPSSSSPPLVNPGASPSSSSSSSSTSSSSSGSSSSSSSSSSASSANVQAPSTSATFPVNNAPTTGATLAQPPNVHSSVPQQHCGALPVGAAIEDNNYMLPARKRSRRLYTQSGEMGATAGGASGEASGAGTSAAGSAGCAPTAAQYLQYELPDEVLLAIFSYLMEQDLCRLALVCKRFNTIANDTELWKRLYQSVFEYDLPLFNPELCKFVFEKPEESEYANPWKESFRQLYRGVHVRPGYQERRSSGRSIVFFNTIQAALDYPEDRAAAGAFASAGAGAGNVSAGLSNTSASAGSNGSGGGASVNALVNIYEEQVAPTEHPGPLIFLHAGHYKGEYLFIDSDVALVGAAPGNVAESVILEREAGSTVMFVEGAKYAYVGYLTLKFSPEVTSTVSHHKHYCLDIGENCSPTVDNCIIRSTSVVGAAVCVGGVNANPVIRNCDISDCENVGLYVTDYAQGTYEHNEISRNALAGIWVKNFASPIMRENHIHHGRDVGIFTFENGMGYFEKNDIHNNRIAGFEVKAGANPTVVKCEIHHGQTGGIYVHENGLGQFIENRIHSNNFAGVWITSNSNPTIRKNEIYNGHQGGVYIFGEGRGLIEHNNIYGNALAGIQIRTNSDPIVRHNKIHHGQHGGIYVHEKGQGLIEENEVYSNTLAGVWITTGSTPVLRRNRIHSGKQVGVYFYDNGHGKLEDNDIFNHLYSGVQIRTGSNPVIRGNKIWGGQNGGVLVYNGGLGLLEQNEIFDNAMAGVWIKTDSNPTLKRNKIYDGRDGGICIFNGGKGILEENDIFRNTQAGVLISTQSHPILRRNRIYDGQAAGVEITNNATATLEHNQIFKNKFGGLCLASGVQPITRGNNIFNNEDEVEKAVSSGQCLYKISSYTSFPMHDFYRCQTCNTTDRNAICVNCIKNCHAGHDVEFIRHDRFFCDCGAGTLSNQCQLQGEPTQDTDTLYDSAAPMESHTLMVN